A stretch of Enterobacter cloacae complex sp. ECNIH7 DNA encodes these proteins:
- the dnaQ gene encoding DNA polymerase III subunit epsilon encodes MSTAITRQIVLDTETTGMNQIGAHYEGHKIIEIGAVEVVNRRLTGNNFHVYLKPDRLVDPEAFGVHGIADEFLLDKPTFADVADEFLEYIKGAELVIHNASFDIGFMDYEFSKLNRDIPKTNTFCKVTDSLALARKMFPGKRNSLDALCSRYEIDNTKRTLHGALLDAQILADVYLTMTGGQTSMKFSMENESQQTQGEAGIQRVVRQASRLRVVLASDEELLNHESRLDLVQKKGGSCMWRA; translated from the coding sequence ATGAGCACTGCAATTACTCGCCAGATTGTCCTCGATACCGAAACCACCGGTATGAACCAGATCGGCGCGCACTACGAAGGGCATAAGATCATCGAGATCGGCGCCGTTGAAGTGGTGAACCGTCGTCTTACGGGGAACAACTTCCACGTCTACCTTAAACCCGATCGGCTGGTGGATCCTGAAGCGTTCGGCGTTCACGGTATTGCCGATGAGTTCTTGCTGGATAAGCCGACTTTTGCGGATGTCGCTGACGAGTTCCTGGAATATATCAAGGGCGCCGAGCTTGTCATCCATAACGCATCGTTCGATATCGGCTTTATGGATTATGAATTCAGCAAGCTTAATCGTGATATTCCGAAGACGAACACCTTCTGTAAGGTGACGGACAGCCTGGCGCTGGCAAGGAAGATGTTCCCCGGCAAGCGTAACAGCCTGGATGCACTCTGCTCGCGCTACGAGATAGACAACACCAAGCGAACGCTCCACGGGGCGTTGCTCGATGCCCAGATCCTGGCCGATGTCTATCTGACGATGACCGGCGGGCAGACGTCAATGAAGTTCAGTATGGAAAATGAATCCCAGCAGACGCAAGGCGAAGCGGGCATTCAGCGTGTTGTTCGTCAGGCCAGTCGCTTGCGGGTTGTTTTAGCCAGTGATGAAGAGCTTCTTAACCACGAATCCCGGCTTGATCTGGTACAGAAGAAGGGCGGCAGCTGTATGTGGCGCGCCTGA
- a CDS encoding ABC transporter ATP-binding protein has protein sequence MTTIPFKDATPVLRVQNLNVTFAGSPASVLDGISLTVRAGETLALVGESGCGKSITSLALMGLLPASAQIVSGEMQFRRHDLRKLSPREYADLRGSELAMIFQEPMTSLNPAFTLGDQLSEAVMRHQNVSRAEAMKVALQILEKVQIPAAEMRLKAYPHQLSGGMRQRVMIAMALINHPKLLIADEPTTALDVTIQAQILALLNALKEETGTAVLMITHDLGVVAEVAQQVAVMYAGQVVEQGSVEAIFADPQHPYTIGLMGSIPSLGARKGQLSTIPGSVPLPESMPKGCRFATRCPFAQSRCHAEKPQLTALGAGHQVACFRVPLEQHIALGEIA, from the coding sequence ATGACGACAATACCCTTTAAGGACGCCACGCCCGTATTGCGGGTGCAAAACCTCAACGTTACGTTTGCTGGCTCGCCGGCTAGCGTGCTTGATGGTATCTCGCTGACCGTCAGGGCGGGCGAAACGCTGGCGCTGGTGGGAGAGTCCGGCTGCGGGAAAAGTATCACCTCACTGGCGCTGATGGGGTTACTGCCCGCCAGCGCGCAGATTGTCAGCGGCGAGATGCAGTTTCGCCGCCACGATCTGCGAAAGCTCTCGCCGCGGGAATATGCCGACCTGCGCGGCAGCGAGCTGGCGATGATTTTCCAGGAGCCGATGACCTCGCTCAATCCGGCGTTTACGCTGGGGGATCAGCTTAGCGAAGCGGTTATGCGGCACCAGAACGTCTCGCGCGCAGAGGCGATGAAGGTCGCGCTGCAGATCCTCGAGAAGGTACAGATCCCGGCGGCAGAGATGCGCCTGAAAGCATATCCCCACCAGCTTTCCGGCGGCATGCGCCAGCGGGTGATGATTGCGATGGCGCTGATTAACCATCCCAAACTGCTGATTGCCGACGAGCCCACCACTGCGCTCGACGTCACCATCCAGGCGCAAATCCTCGCCTTGCTCAACGCCTTAAAAGAGGAAACCGGCACGGCGGTGCTGATGATCACCCACGATTTAGGCGTCGTAGCAGAAGTCGCCCAGCAGGTAGCGGTGATGTATGCCGGACAGGTGGTGGAGCAGGGGAGCGTGGAGGCCATCTTTGCCGACCCGCAGCATCCGTACACCATCGGCCTGATGGGCTCGATTCCTTCACTTGGCGCACGCAAGGGCCAGCTCTCCACCATTCCCGGATCGGTCCCGCTCCCGGAATCCATGCCGAAAGGCTGCCGTTTTGCCACCCGCTGTCCGTTTGCGCAGTCGCGCTGCCATGCTGAAAAACCGCAGCTCACCGCGCTCGGCGCGGGCCATCAGGTCGCCTGCTTCCGCGTGCCGCTCGAACAGCACATTGCCCTGGGAGAAATCGCATGA
- a CDS encoding FadR/GntR family transcriptional regulator: protein MEKPSRFLANSSTALEQLRGLINQHESTPGIPLPTERELSDTLGVGRREVRRALDVLEEEGRIWRKQGKGTFIGPAAPVEPLALQGLVQQTNLLEVMEARLQLEPGLARLAALRATRENLALMQRMLERIDKVSPDDRDLNELWDSAFHRAIAEAAGNRLMLGLFDAIDAVRREPGWQHLRELARTPERVDSYNDHHHKIMSAIIHRQPNEAAAAMREHLLSLQTALIQAIHLEDDFTP from the coding sequence ATGGAAAAACCGTCACGGTTTCTGGCAAATTCCAGCACCGCGCTTGAGCAGCTGCGCGGGCTTATCAACCAGCATGAGTCAACACCAGGCATACCGCTGCCCACGGAACGTGAGCTGTCGGACACTCTCGGCGTAGGACGACGTGAAGTGCGTCGTGCGCTGGACGTGCTGGAAGAAGAGGGCCGCATCTGGCGTAAGCAGGGCAAAGGGACCTTTATTGGCCCGGCGGCACCTGTTGAACCGCTGGCCCTTCAGGGATTGGTTCAGCAGACCAACCTTCTGGAAGTGATGGAAGCTCGTCTACAGCTCGAACCCGGCTTAGCCCGGCTTGCGGCACTGCGTGCCACCAGGGAAAACCTCGCGCTCATGCAGCGCATGCTGGAACGCATCGACAAGGTCAGCCCGGATGACCGCGATCTCAACGAACTCTGGGACAGCGCCTTTCACCGGGCAATTGCCGAGGCGGCCGGCAACCGTCTGATGCTCGGCCTGTTTGATGCCATTGATGCCGTTCGGCGTGAACCGGGCTGGCAGCATCTGCGCGAATTAGCCCGCACGCCCGAACGTGTCGACAGCTATAACGACCACCACCATAAGATCATGTCTGCGATTATCCATCGCCAGCCTAATGAAGCCGCGGCCGCCATGCGCGAACACCTGCTCAGCCTGCAAACCGCCCTGATTCAGGCGATCCACCTTGAGGACGACTTCACGCCATGA
- a CDS encoding ABC transporter substrate-binding protein, with protein MTMRNSLLTVLGSVMLLGAALPAHSESVLRIGLGADPDMLDPHLARTYYGRFVFASLCDRLVDVDENLKVVPGLAKDWAWSDDGKTLTLNLREGVTFHDGEKFDAAAAKYNLDRALTLKGSLRKSEISSVESVEVTGPMQIALHLKTPDAALLMQLTDRAGAMMAPEAAKKPDFAAHPVCSGPYKFDSRVSQDRIVLTRFDNYWNKGAYHFDKIIYLPIPDASVRLANLRAGDLDLTEGIAASDVKTVEADSKLALAKVTGLGYQGITFNINNGKVPANDPFKDARVREAFSQAIDRDALNQVVFEGLYTPANQAFSPVSPYHVNLPVPPRDVDKAKALLKAAGVTAPLTVNLLVPNNPTSQQVGQVLQAMVAEAGFNLNLQMTEFATLLDRQQSGDYQLSFSGWSGRPDPDGSIYGFIHSKGTLNDGRYSNAQVDEWLTQARQSTDQAARQPLYDKVVKQLQTDMPIAYLYFEPRIFGLNKSVQGFKPYPDGIVRLAGLTLAK; from the coding sequence ATGACAATGCGTAATTCTCTTTTGACCGTACTGGGAAGTGTTATGTTGCTTGGCGCGGCGCTGCCCGCCCATTCTGAAAGCGTGCTGCGGATCGGCCTGGGCGCTGACCCGGACATGCTCGACCCGCATCTGGCGCGCACCTACTATGGCCGCTTCGTCTTTGCCTCCCTGTGCGACAGGCTGGTGGACGTGGATGAAAATCTGAAGGTCGTCCCCGGCCTGGCTAAAGACTGGGCGTGGAGTGACGACGGTAAAACCCTGACGCTCAATCTGCGCGAAGGCGTCACCTTCCACGACGGTGAGAAATTCGATGCCGCCGCCGCAAAATACAACCTCGACCGCGCCCTGACCTTAAAAGGCTCTCTGCGTAAAAGCGAGATCTCTTCCGTTGAATCGGTCGAGGTCACCGGCCCGATGCAGATTGCGCTGCACCTGAAGACCCCCGATGCCGCGCTGCTGATGCAGCTCACCGACCGCGCGGGCGCGATGATGGCCCCGGAGGCGGCGAAAAAGCCTGACTTTGCCGCCCACCCGGTCTGCTCCGGCCCGTATAAATTTGACAGCCGCGTGTCCCAGGACCGCATCGTGCTGACCCGCTTCGACAACTACTGGAACAAAGGCGCCTACCACTTCGACAAAATCATCTATCTGCCGATCCCGGATGCCTCCGTGCGCCTCGCGAACCTGCGCGCGGGCGATCTTGACCTGACCGAAGGCATCGCCGCAAGCGACGTTAAAACCGTCGAAGCCGACAGCAAGCTGGCGCTGGCGAAGGTGACGGGCCTTGGCTATCAGGGCATCACCTTCAACATCAACAACGGCAAGGTGCCGGCCAACGATCCGTTCAAGGACGCCCGCGTGCGCGAGGCGTTTTCACAGGCCATCGACCGCGATGCGTTGAACCAGGTGGTCTTCGAAGGGCTTTACACCCCGGCAAACCAGGCGTTTTCCCCGGTCAGCCCGTATCACGTCAATCTGCCAGTCCCGCCGCGTGACGTCGACAAGGCTAAAGCGCTGCTGAAAGCGGCAGGCGTCACCGCGCCGCTCACCGTCAACCTGCTGGTGCCGAACAACCCAACCTCACAGCAGGTGGGCCAGGTGCTGCAGGCGATGGTCGCCGAGGCCGGATTTAACCTGAACCTGCAGATGACCGAATTCGCCACGCTGCTGGATCGACAGCAGAGCGGCGACTATCAGCTGAGCTTCTCCGGCTGGTCGGGTCGTCCGGATCCGGACGGCAGCATCTACGGCTTTATCCACAGCAAAGGCACGCTGAACGACGGCCGCTACAGCAACGCGCAGGTCGATGAGTGGCTGACCCAGGCGCGCCAGAGCACCGACCAGGCCGCACGCCAGCCGCTGTACGACAAGGTGGTGAAGCAGCTGCAAACCGACATGCCGATTGCCTACCTCTACTTCGAGCCGCGCATTTTCGGTCTGAACAAAAGCGTGCAGGGCTTTAAGCCGTACCCGGACGGCATCGTGCGTCTGGCGGGTTTGACGCTGGCGAAATAA
- the gloB gene encoding hydroxyacylglutathione hydrolase has protein sequence MNLISIPAFQDNYIWVLVDDDRRCVIVDPGESAPVLHAIKENGWKPEAVLLTHHHNDHTGGVPELRAHFPHLVVYGPAEAQDKGITHVVEEGENILIREWEFSVFATPGHTLGHLCFYSKPYLFCGDTLFSGGCGRLFEGTPAQMYQSLQKINALPDETLVCCAHEYTLGNMKFAVSLLPEDRAIQDYYHKVKELRAKNQKTLPVILKNERQINLFLRTDDIDLINKINQETNLQQPEQRFAWLRSKKDNFR, from the coding sequence ATGAATCTTATCAGTATTCCAGCGTTTCAGGACAATTACATCTGGGTTTTGGTTGACGACGATCGCCGATGCGTCATTGTCGATCCCGGAGAATCCGCCCCTGTTCTGCACGCCATAAAAGAGAACGGCTGGAAGCCAGAAGCCGTTTTGTTGACGCATCATCATAACGATCACACTGGCGGCGTGCCTGAACTGCGCGCCCATTTTCCGCATCTTGTGGTTTACGGACCGGCAGAAGCACAAGATAAGGGAATCACGCATGTAGTCGAAGAAGGCGAAAATATCCTCATACGCGAGTGGGAGTTTTCCGTATTTGCTACACCGGGTCACACTTTGGGACATCTGTGTTTCTACAGTAAGCCTTATCTTTTTTGCGGCGATACGCTGTTCTCCGGAGGCTGCGGAAGACTGTTTGAAGGTACGCCAGCTCAAATGTATCAGTCTTTACAAAAGATTAACGCGCTACCCGATGAGACGCTCGTTTGTTGCGCCCATGAGTATACATTAGGAAATATGAAGTTTGCCGTGAGCCTCTTACCCGAGGATCGAGCGATTCAGGATTATTATCACAAAGTGAAGGAGTTACGTGCAAAAAACCAAAAAACACTCCCCGTAATTCTGAAAAACGAGCGCCAAATTAATTTATTTTTACGAACAGATGATATTGATTTAATTAATAAAATTAACCAAGAAACAAATTTGCAACAACCAGAACAACGATTTGCATGGTTAAGGTCAAAGAAAGATAACTTCAGATAA
- a CDS encoding ABC transporter permease: MAELTTQTVTPALPRAQNRVLKKFLANKSAVIGAVVVGFFVLVALLAPWIAPFDPVKANFLAVRKAPSAMYWFGTDELGRDILSRIIWGARTSLMAGCMSVVIAVVIGVPLGLVAGYFQKMWDGVISRFIEALLACPFLIMAIALGAFLGPSLTNAMIAIGLSAMPIFARLTRGQVIAIRNEEYIDGARAIGLPDRWIIIKYVLPNVMSPILVQATLAIASAIIAEASLSFLGLGQQPPNPSWGSMLNTAKGFLEQAPWMSVFPGVAIFLAVQGFNLLGDGLRDALDPRHD; this comes from the coding sequence ATGGCGGAACTGACGACGCAAACCGTTACGCCCGCGCTGCCGCGCGCGCAAAACCGGGTGCTGAAGAAATTCCTCGCCAACAAAAGCGCGGTGATTGGCGCGGTGGTGGTGGGATTCTTTGTGCTGGTGGCGCTGCTGGCGCCGTGGATCGCCCCGTTCGACCCGGTCAAAGCCAACTTCCTGGCAGTGCGCAAAGCGCCGTCGGCGATGTACTGGTTCGGCACCGACGAGCTGGGGCGCGACATTTTATCCCGCATAATCTGGGGTGCTCGCACCTCGCTGATGGCGGGCTGTATGTCGGTCGTTATCGCGGTGGTCATCGGCGTGCCGCTGGGTCTGGTGGCGGGTTACTTCCAGAAGATGTGGGACGGAGTGATCTCGCGGTTTATCGAGGCGCTGCTGGCCTGTCCATTCCTGATCATGGCGATCGCGCTGGGGGCATTTTTGGGCCCGAGCCTGACCAACGCGATGATTGCCATCGGTCTTTCGGCGATGCCGATCTTCGCCCGCCTGACGCGCGGCCAGGTGATCGCCATTCGCAACGAAGAGTACATCGACGGGGCGCGGGCGATTGGCCTGCCGGATCGCTGGATCATCATTAAATACGTCCTGCCGAACGTGATGTCTCCGATCCTCGTGCAGGCCACGCTGGCGATTGCCTCAGCGATTATCGCCGAAGCCAGCCTGTCGTTTTTAGGGCTGGGGCAGCAGCCGCCCAATCCGTCATGGGGCTCCATGCTCAACACCGCGAAAGGGTTTCTGGAGCAGGCGCCGTGGATGTCCGTTTTCCCCGGCGTGGCGATTTTCCTCGCCGTGCAGGGCTTTAATTTACTCGGCGACGGGCTGCGCGATGCGCTCGATCCGCGCCACGACTAA
- the mltD gene encoding murein transglycosylase D — MKAKAILLASVLLVGCQSQNGSNVQQHAQSLSAAGQGEAGKFASSARWMDDGTSYAQDQDLWTSIGDELKMGIPENPRIREQKQKYLSNKSYLHDVTLRAEPYMYWIAGQVKKRNMPMELVLLPIVESAFDPHATSGANAAGIWQIIPSTGRNYGLKQTRNYDARRDVVASTTAALDMMQRLNKMFDGDWLLTVAAYNSGEGRVLKAMKANKARGKSTDFWSLSLPQETKIYVPKMLALSDILKNSKRYGVQLPTPDESRALARVRLSNPVDIQQVADMTGMSVSKLKTFNAGVKGSTLGASGPQYVMVPQKHAEQLRESLASGEIAAVQSTLIADASSVNSRSYKVRSGDTLSGIASRLGVNAKDLQQWNNLRSSGLKVGQTLTVGAGSSAQRLASNSDSITYRVRKGDSLSSIAKRHGVNIKDVMRWNNDTDNLKPGDQLTLFVKNSATPDS, encoded by the coding sequence ATGAAGGCAAAAGCGATATTACTCGCCTCTGTCCTGCTTGTAGGTTGCCAGTCGCAAAACGGCAGCAACGTACAACAGCACGCACAGAGCCTTTCTGCGGCTGGTCAAGGGGAAGCAGGGAAGTTTGCAAGTTCGGCGCGATGGATGGACGATGGAACATCTTACGCGCAGGATCAAGACTTGTGGACCTCTATTGGCGACGAGCTAAAGATGGGAATTCCGGAAAATCCCCGGATTCGCGAACAGAAACAGAAGTATTTAAGTAATAAGAGCTATCTCCACGATGTAACGTTACGGGCAGAGCCGTATATGTACTGGATAGCCGGGCAAGTTAAGAAACGTAACATGCCTATGGAGCTGGTACTCCTACCCATAGTGGAGAGCGCTTTTGACCCACACGCGACGTCTGGCGCCAATGCCGCAGGCATTTGGCAGATCATTCCGAGCACCGGGCGAAACTATGGTCTGAAACAGACCCGCAACTATGATGCGCGTCGCGATGTTGTCGCTTCAACGACAGCCGCTCTCGACATGATGCAACGTCTGAACAAGATGTTTGACGGCGACTGGCTGTTAACTGTCGCAGCGTATAATAGTGGCGAAGGTCGTGTACTGAAGGCAATGAAAGCGAATAAAGCACGGGGTAAATCCACCGATTTTTGGTCGCTCTCACTGCCACAGGAAACAAAGATTTACGTACCGAAAATGCTGGCATTGAGCGATATTCTCAAGAACAGCAAGCGTTACGGTGTACAACTGCCAACACCAGACGAAAGTCGTGCACTGGCGCGTGTTCGCCTCAGCAATCCGGTTGATATTCAACAGGTTGCTGATATGACGGGTATGTCGGTAAGTAAATTGAAAACCTTTAATGCTGGCGTTAAAGGCTCAACTCTGGGGGCAAGTGGCCCGCAGTATGTAATGGTTCCGCAGAAACATGCCGAGCAGTTACGCGAGTCTTTAGCTTCTGGTGAAATCGCCGCCGTTCAGTCAACGCTGATCGCGGATGCATCATCAGTTAACAGCCGCAGCTATAAGGTTCGTTCAGGTGATACGCTTTCGGGCATTGCGTCACGTCTTGGCGTGAATGCGAAGGATCTGCAGCAGTGGAATAATCTGCGCAGCTCCGGCCTGAAAGTGGGTCAGACTCTGACGGTAGGTGCAGGTAGCAGCGCACAGCGTCTCGCCAGCAACAGCGATAGCATTACCTATCGCGTGCGCAAGGGCGATTCACTGTCCAGTATCGCAAAACGACACGGCGTGAACATCAAGGATGTGATGCGCTGGAACAATGATACTGACAACCTGAAACCAGGCGACCAGTTGACGCTGTTTGTGAAGAACAGCGCGACGCCAGACTCCTGA
- the rnhA gene encoding ribonuclease HI, with protein sequence MRKQVEIFTDGSCLGNPGPGGYGAIMRYRQHEKTFSEGYFLTTNNRMELMAAIVALEALKEHCDVVLSTDSQYVRQGITQWIHNWKKRGWKTADKKPVKNVDLWKRLDAALGQHQIKWEWVKGHAGHPENERCDELARAAASNPAHEDAGYQPDA encoded by the coding sequence ATGCGTAAACAGGTAGAAATTTTCACCGATGGATCTTGTCTCGGTAACCCAGGGCCCGGCGGCTACGGCGCGATTATGCGCTATCGCCAGCACGAAAAAACCTTTAGCGAAGGCTATTTTCTGACCACCAACAACCGGATGGAGTTGATGGCGGCCATCGTGGCGCTGGAGGCGTTAAAAGAACATTGTGACGTGGTGTTAAGCACCGACAGTCAGTACGTGCGTCAGGGGATCACCCAGTGGATCCATAACTGGAAAAAACGCGGCTGGAAAACCGCCGATAAGAAGCCGGTCAAGAACGTCGATCTCTGGAAACGTCTTGATGCTGCGCTGGGCCAGCACCAGATTAAGTGGGAGTGGGTTAAAGGCCACGCTGGCCACCCGGAAAACGAACGCTGCGACGAACTGGCGCGCGCTGCGGCATCCAATCCCGCACATGAAGATGCGGGCTATCAGCCCGACGCCTAA
- a CDS encoding ABC transporter ATP-binding protein yields MTTPILEARDLSKLFPGPKKLFTPARFVTAVDRVSLAVMPGETLAIVGESGSGKSTLGRLLLRLLAASEGRVFYQGEEITDASGARLNQLRRELQIIFQDPFASLNPRMTVEQIVGEPLWLHQNMKKADRQYRVAELLKTVGLPAAWAGRYPHEFSGGQRQRIGIARALASGPKLLLGDEPVSALDVSVQAQVVNLLESLKHQLGLTMVIVAHGLAVIRHMSDRVAVMYLGQIVELATVDEIFDAPLHPYTQALIASAPQMQPGVERDAPLLQGDLPNPASPPSGCRFHTRCPYVTDECRQVEPINQVLDGGRQVACHRWQEINRDRSIIQIAPPSAAFLRRRALFEHAATHSSLPSRNS; encoded by the coding sequence ATGACCACGCCCATTCTTGAAGCCCGTGACCTCAGCAAACTTTTCCCCGGCCCCAAAAAACTCTTTACCCCGGCACGGTTTGTCACCGCGGTCGATCGCGTTTCGCTTGCCGTGATGCCGGGCGAAACGCTGGCGATCGTCGGCGAGTCCGGCTCCGGGAAATCTACCCTCGGTCGTCTGCTGTTGCGCCTGCTGGCCGCCAGCGAAGGGCGCGTGTTTTACCAGGGGGAAGAGATCACCGACGCCTCCGGTGCCCGCCTGAACCAGCTCCGGCGCGAGCTGCAGATTATCTTCCAGGATCCCTTCGCCTCGCTCAACCCGCGCATGACGGTGGAGCAGATCGTCGGGGAGCCGCTATGGCTGCATCAGAACATGAAAAAAGCGGATCGCCAGTACCGCGTTGCCGAGCTGCTCAAAACCGTTGGCCTGCCTGCCGCCTGGGCCGGGCGCTATCCGCACGAGTTTTCCGGCGGGCAGCGCCAGCGTATCGGCATTGCGCGCGCGCTGGCCTCGGGACCGAAGCTGCTGCTGGGCGATGAGCCGGTGTCCGCGCTGGACGTCTCCGTTCAGGCGCAGGTGGTCAACCTGCTGGAAAGCCTGAAGCACCAGCTGGGGCTGACGATGGTGATTGTCGCCCACGGCCTGGCGGTGATCCGCCATATGAGCGACCGCGTGGCGGTCATGTATCTCGGGCAAATCGTCGAGCTTGCCACCGTCGACGAGATTTTTGACGCGCCGCTGCACCCCTATACGCAGGCATTGATCGCTTCGGCACCGCAGATGCAACCGGGCGTTGAACGCGACGCGCCGCTGCTGCAGGGGGATCTGCCCAACCCGGCCAGCCCGCCGTCCGGCTGCCGTTTCCACACCCGCTGCCCGTACGTTACCGATGAATGCCGCCAGGTTGAGCCGATCAATCAGGTGCTCGACGGTGGACGTCAGGTTGCCTGTCATCGCTGGCAGGAGATCAACCGCGATCGCAGCATTATTCAGATCGCACCGCCATCCGCCGCCTTTCTGCGCCGCCGCGCGCTGTTTGAACACGCGGCCACCCACTCGTCCCTTCCTTCAAGGAACTCATGA
- a CDS encoding ABC transporter permease gives MLELICKRLLLAIPTLLLVSMMVFGLQKLLPGDPLIAMAGEERDPAVIAQLRAELNLDAPIPVQYFHWLTRALQGDLGVSLRTHEPVTQLIASKLPVTLELSLLAMIIALVFGISMGILAAVNKNSWVDHGANFVAISGISIPHFWLGILLILVFSVNLQWLPASGYVPFSEDPLQNLRTLLLPASVLGTGLAATLMRHTRASMIAVLKADYIRTARAKGLLPKAVILKHAFRNALVPVITLTTLLFGELLGGAVLTEQVFTIPGFGKMIVDSVFNRDYAVVQGVVLIVAIGFLMLNLLADVLYVLINPKMRG, from the coding sequence ATGCTGGAACTGATTTGCAAACGTCTGCTGCTGGCTATACCAACCCTGCTGCTGGTGAGCATGATGGTGTTCGGACTGCAAAAGCTGCTGCCCGGCGACCCGCTGATCGCCATGGCCGGGGAGGAGCGCGACCCGGCGGTCATCGCCCAGCTGCGTGCGGAGCTGAACCTCGATGCGCCGATCCCCGTGCAGTATTTCCACTGGCTGACGCGGGCGCTGCAGGGCGATCTGGGCGTCTCCTTACGCACGCACGAACCGGTGACGCAGCTGATCGCCAGCAAGCTGCCGGTCACGCTGGAGTTGTCCCTGCTGGCGATGATTATCGCGCTGGTGTTTGGCATCAGCATGGGGATCCTCGCGGCGGTGAACAAAAACAGCTGGGTCGATCACGGGGCGAACTTCGTGGCGATCTCGGGGATCTCGATCCCGCACTTCTGGCTGGGGATCCTGCTGATACTGGTCTTTTCGGTGAACCTGCAGTGGCTGCCCGCATCCGGCTACGTGCCGTTCAGTGAAGATCCGCTTCAGAACCTGCGCACGCTGCTGCTGCCCGCGTCCGTGCTCGGAACCGGCCTCGCGGCGACGCTGATGCGCCACACCCGCGCCTCGATGATTGCCGTGCTGAAAGCGGATTACATCCGCACCGCGCGGGCGAAAGGGCTGCTGCCGAAGGCGGTGATCCTAAAGCACGCGTTTCGCAACGCGCTGGTGCCGGTCATCACCCTCACTACGCTGCTGTTCGGCGAGCTGCTGGGCGGCGCGGTGCTGACCGAGCAGGTCTTCACCATTCCGGGCTTCGGCAAGATGATCGTCGACTCGGTATTTAACCGTGACTACGCGGTGGTACAGGGCGTGGTGCTGATCGTGGCGATCGGCTTCCTGATGCTGAACCTGCTGGCCGACGTGCTTTACGTCCTTATCAACCCGAAAATGCGAGGTTAA
- a CDS encoding class I SAM-dependent methyltransferase, translating into MKPARIPQTVAAPERWAELPWGEYYREALEQQLKPWLTKMYGFHLLKIGNLSAEINTESCAISHQVNVSLGGSPVQVKADPLHLPFAEKSVDACLLAHTLPWCSDPHRLLREADRVLIDDGWLVLSGFNPLSLMGLRKLVPVLRRTPPYNSRMFTMMRQLDWLSLLNFEVLCYGGFQVLPWARQGGVVLSTHLPALGCLQFIVARKRTIPLTLNPMKQSKSKTPIRQTVGATRQYKKTD; encoded by the coding sequence ATGAAACCGGCAAGGATACCTCAGACTGTCGCAGCACCGGAACGTTGGGCGGAATTGCCCTGGGGTGAATACTATCGCGAAGCGTTAGAACAGCAGCTGAAGCCCTGGCTCACGAAAATGTATGGCTTTCACCTGCTTAAGATTGGCAATCTCAGCGCGGAAATCAATACCGAAAGCTGCGCTATCTCGCATCAGGTTAACGTCTCTCTCGGCGGATCGCCGGTTCAGGTGAAGGCAGACCCGCTGCATCTGCCGTTTGCGGAAAAATCCGTCGATGCGTGTTTGCTCGCACATACGCTACCCTGGTGCAGCGATCCGCATCGTCTGCTTCGCGAAGCCGATCGCGTGTTGATTGATGACGGCTGGCTGGTACTTAGCGGATTCAATCCGCTAAGCCTGATGGGCCTGCGTAAGCTAGTACCGGTGCTGCGCCGGACTCCACCTTACAACAGCCGGATGTTCACCATGATGCGCCAGCTCGACTGGCTTTCGCTGCTGAACTTTGAGGTGCTCTGCTACGGAGGTTTTCAGGTGCTGCCCTGGGCGCGGCAGGGGGGCGTGGTACTGAGCACCCATCTCCCCGCATTGGGCTGTTTGCAGTTTATCGTTGCGCGTAAGCGAACTATTCCCCTTACGCTTAACCCTATGAAGCAGAGCAAGTCGAAAACGCCCATTCGCCAGACCGTCGGCGCCACGCGGCAGTACAAAAAAACCGATTAG